In Hahella sp. KA22, one genomic interval encodes:
- a CDS encoding DUF262 and DUF1524 domain-containing protein, with translation MKATEAKLLEFLKKSPQFVIPIYQRTYSWKEKECQQLWDDIIRSGNNVDINAHFMGSVVYVEKGLYSVSSQTPLLVIDGQQRLTTITLLISALTEVIGEQEPLEDFSCTKLKGYYLTNPLESGEKFYKLVLSQADDKSLKAIIKGLEQPDNRSIRVVENYEFFKSKLQKLIDLKPVCSGLAKLMVVDISLNREQDNPQLIFESMNSTGRELSQADLIRNYILMGLEPEHQTHLYEQYWRPMELTFGQQAYSDYFDSFMRHFLTVKTREIPKIGEVYEVFKEYSRRPSIATKGVDELVKDIRNYAVFFCAFALGKEKDEELKLAFKDLRELKVDVAYPLLLELYSDFSGDLLSHSEFLSAVRIIESYVFRRAICEIPTNSMNKTFARMGIGLKKDRYLESIKAAFLLLPSYRRFPGDEEFHRKIQTKDIYNFRSKSYWLRRMENFGRKERILVDEYTIEHIMPQADNKAEKLPLVWRSELGDEWERVWEIYRHTLGNLTLTGYNTEYSNSAFIAKCEHEYGFKFSPLKMNEGIAVEAKWDEAAIQKRANKLANKATEVWAKVELPKDIFDAYKPQIEQSTAYSLADHPQLVTGKMADIYQAFRKAVLGLDPCVTEEVKKLYVAFKAETNFVDVVPQAKRLRLSLNMPFAEIDDPRGLCKDVTNLGRWGNGDVEVGFDNLNDIPHILALVTQAFERQIGADDI, from the coding sequence ATGAAAGCAACTGAAGCGAAACTGTTGGAGTTTTTGAAAAAGTCACCGCAATTTGTCATTCCAATTTATCAACGAACGTACTCTTGGAAAGAAAAAGAATGCCAGCAGTTGTGGGATGATATCATTCGCAGTGGCAATAATGTTGATATCAATGCCCATTTCATGGGGTCTGTTGTTTATGTCGAGAAAGGCCTCTACTCTGTATCGTCTCAAACACCACTCTTAGTAATCGACGGTCAGCAACGCTTAACAACTATTACCCTTTTAATTTCAGCGTTAACGGAGGTGATTGGTGAGCAAGAGCCCTTAGAAGATTTCAGTTGTACCAAATTAAAGGGCTATTATTTAACCAACCCTCTGGAAAGCGGTGAGAAGTTCTACAAGCTGGTGTTGTCTCAAGCCGACGATAAGTCATTAAAAGCTATTATCAAGGGGCTTGAGCAGCCAGATAATAGATCTATTCGTGTGGTTGAAAACTATGAGTTCTTCAAGTCGAAGCTGCAAAAGCTTATTGATCTGAAACCAGTTTGCAGTGGACTGGCAAAACTGATGGTTGTTGATATTTCACTTAACCGGGAGCAAGACAACCCTCAACTTATATTTGAGAGCATGAACTCAACGGGAAGGGAGTTGAGCCAAGCGGATTTGATCCGCAATTATATTCTCATGGGGCTAGAGCCTGAGCATCAAACCCATCTCTACGAACAATATTGGCGACCAATGGAGCTGACATTTGGGCAGCAAGCATATAGCGATTACTTTGACAGCTTTATGCGTCATTTCCTTACCGTAAAGACTCGTGAAATTCCTAAGATTGGTGAAGTATATGAGGTGTTCAAGGAGTATTCGAGACGACCGTCTATCGCAACCAAAGGCGTAGATGAACTGGTTAAAGATATTAGGAACTATGCAGTTTTCTTCTGCGCTTTCGCTTTGGGTAAAGAAAAGGATGAGGAGTTAAAGCTAGCCTTTAAAGATTTGCGAGAACTCAAAGTTGATGTTGCCTACCCACTGTTACTTGAGTTGTATTCAGACTTTTCAGGTGACCTGTTGAGCCACAGCGAGTTTTTGTCCGCTGTGCGTATCATCGAAAGCTATGTATTCAGGCGCGCTATCTGTGAGATCCCAACAAACTCCATGAACAAAACCTTTGCTCGAATGGGTATAGGCCTTAAAAAGGATCGTTATCTTGAAAGCATAAAAGCCGCTTTCCTGCTGTTACCGTCCTATCGACGTTTTCCTGGCGATGAAGAGTTCCATAGAAAAATTCAAACCAAAGACATTTATAACTTCCGCAGTAAAAGTTACTGGTTGAGGCGCATGGAAAACTTTGGTCGTAAAGAGCGCATTTTGGTCGATGAGTACACAATTGAGCACATCATGCCTCAAGCCGACAATAAAGCAGAAAAGCTACCTTTGGTATGGCGCTCTGAATTGGGAGATGAGTGGGAGCGTGTTTGGGAGATTTATCGCCATACTCTAGGAAACTTAACTTTAACAGGATACAACACAGAATATAGCAACAGTGCGTTCATCGCTAAGTGTGAACATGAGTATGGTTTTAAATTCAGTCCACTTAAGATGAATGAAGGGATTGCTGTTGAAGCCAAGTGGGATGAAGCTGCTATTCAAAAGCGTGCCAATAAGCTAGCAAATAAAGCGACCGAGGTATGGGCAAAGGTTGAGTTGCCTAAGGATATTTTCGATGCATATAAACCACAAATTGAGCAATCAACGGCATATAGTTTGGCGGACCACCCTCAGCTGGTGACTGGGAAAATGGCTGATATTTATCAGGCATTCCGTAAAGCGGTGTTGGGGCTGGACCCATGTGTGACAGAGGAGGTGAAAAAACTTTATGTCGCCTTTAAAGCCGAAACAAATTTTGTCGATGTGGTGCCTCAGGCGAAGAGACTCCGCTTGTCGCTCAACATGCCTTTCGCCGAAATCGACGACCCTCGTGGACTGTGCAAAGATGTCACGAACTTAGGGCGTTGGGGGAACGGTGATGTCGAAGTAGGTTTCGACAACTTAAATGATATTCCTCATATCTTGGCTTTAGTTACACAAGCATTTGAGCGACAAATTGGTGCAGACGATATCTGA
- a CDS encoding MBL fold metallo-hydrolase has product MKHTFKRIFASLVVSLATILICAPAKAALQETVYKVADNLYSFSMDGGYISMFAITDKSVVVFETMNSQHAQAMLTAIRKITAKPVKYAFHSHNHWDHASGGQVFIQAGAQTIAHEEAAAWMRANPYPDMTAPTLTWKGDFKQFDVDGLKINLHYFGMNHGLGMTVFYLPQSKTAYLADIVTPNRVIFSVVPDFNLREWERTLNEVLKLNFDTVIFSHNEKAEPLKGGDKEDVKAQLTYLQDLRAEFYAELKKGTPPMAIASTLRLPKYKDWVGYDEWLSMNVWRILADEFMGPFPWRPAQD; this is encoded by the coding sequence ATGAAACATACATTTAAACGCATTTTTGCATCCCTCGTCGTCTCACTGGCGACCATACTGATCTGCGCGCCCGCCAAGGCGGCGCTGCAGGAAACCGTCTATAAAGTCGCCGACAACCTGTATTCATTCAGCATGGACGGCGGTTACATCTCCATGTTCGCCATCACAGACAAAAGCGTCGTTGTCTTCGAGACGATGAACTCACAACATGCGCAAGCCATGCTGACCGCTATCAGAAAGATAACCGCCAAGCCTGTAAAATACGCCTTTCACAGCCACAATCACTGGGATCACGCCAGCGGCGGTCAGGTGTTTATTCAGGCAGGCGCGCAAACCATCGCTCATGAAGAAGCGGCGGCCTGGATGCGGGCCAATCCCTATCCGGACATGACGGCGCCGACATTAACCTGGAAGGGCGATTTCAAGCAGTTCGATGTCGATGGTTTAAAGATCAACCTGCATTATTTCGGCATGAATCATGGCCTGGGCATGACCGTTTTCTACCTGCCGCAAAGCAAAACCGCGTATCTGGCGGATATCGTGACGCCGAACCGGGTTATCTTCTCCGTCGTGCCGGACTTCAATCTGCGGGAGTGGGAGAGAACCCTGAATGAGGTGCTTAAACTCAACTTCGACACCGTCATTTTCTCTCACAACGAAAAAGCCGAGCCTCTAAAAGGCGGCGACAAAGAGGATGTCAAAGCGCAACTGACTTACCTGCAGGATCTGCGCGCCGAGTTCTATGCTGAACTTAAGAAAGGCACGCCTCCCATGGCCATAGCCTCTACATTGCGGTTGCCCAAATACAAAGACTGGGTTGGCTATGACGAATGGCTGTCGATGAACGTCTGGCGCATCCTGGCGGATGAATTCATGGGGCCGTTCCCCTGGCGTCCTGCGCAAGATTGA
- a CDS encoding transporter substrate-binding domain-containing protein, translating to MKALSTLILTMLVAFSAQAETVTAAQDPWPPFIQEGSDPGISIALLKAAMEKEGYTVDFKILPWKRALNDVINGNIDILPGAWFTEERAKVLNYSNYYAQNSIKFIKRKGDPFEFNGLDSLSGKKVGIVSGYGYGDEFTHATNFSRPEAGTIEANVKKLLSDRVDLTLEDEIVAKSVMKDAGIDLGSVEFTSNALSVNDLHVATGKANAQGQKIIDAYNRGLAAIKADGTYDKILADYGVK from the coding sequence ATGAAGGCTCTTTCTACCTTGATTCTGACCATGCTCGTTGCGTTTTCCGCTCAGGCGGAAACCGTCACCGCTGCGCAGGACCCTTGGCCGCCGTTTATACAGGAGGGGAGTGATCCCGGAATATCCATTGCGCTGCTGAAAGCGGCAATGGAGAAAGAGGGGTACACGGTGGATTTCAAAATCCTGCCATGGAAACGGGCGTTGAATGATGTGATCAACGGCAATATCGACATATTGCCCGGCGCCTGGTTCACGGAGGAGCGCGCCAAGGTGCTGAATTACAGCAACTATTACGCGCAAAACAGCATCAAGTTTATCAAGCGCAAAGGCGACCCGTTTGAGTTCAATGGCCTGGATAGTCTCAGCGGGAAGAAGGTCGGCATCGTCAGCGGTTACGGCTATGGCGACGAGTTCACCCATGCCACTAATTTCTCCAGACCGGAAGCGGGGACGATTGAGGCCAACGTTAAAAAGCTGTTGAGCGATCGCGTGGACCTGACTCTGGAAGATGAGATCGTCGCCAAATCTGTCATGAAGGACGCTGGCATCGACCTGGGCTCGGTGGAGTTCACCAGTAACGCCCTGTCGGTGAACGACCTGCATGTGGCCACCGGCAAGGCCAACGCTCAGGGCCAGAAAATCATCGACGCCTACAATCGCGGCCTCGCCGCCATCAAAGCGGACGGAACCTACGATAAGATCCTGGCGGATTACGGGGTCAAATAA
- a CDS encoding LysR family transcriptional regulator: MSSPEAIFIRVVEAGGFKQAAQQLNMEPSTVSRKVAKLEQRLKAKLLNRSTAQTTPTELGKAYYQGLRRLLNEQDALEEEIFSNSKDIKGHLRIATTVDLGDTFIAPIVEQMLKLAPELSVELILGADIADLPRSNIDVAIRLGRIEDSEMYAKYLGEIPRVLTASPEYLKAHGTPKKISDLAQHHFVLYSQLQAKSDIQFQDGSHFPAVKIRSAIMANSLKSIAYFVKSGLGVNWGPRWLYEQDLQEGKLIELLPATPTENFTVTALYTTRQFLPYRVRWFLELLGERLELG; the protein is encoded by the coding sequence ATGAGCTCCCCTGAAGCGATCTTTATACGCGTCGTCGAAGCAGGCGGCTTCAAACAGGCGGCGCAGCAACTGAACATGGAGCCTTCGACGGTGAGTCGAAAGGTCGCCAAACTTGAACAACGCCTGAAGGCGAAGCTGCTGAACCGCTCTACCGCCCAAACCACGCCTACCGAACTGGGAAAAGCCTACTATCAGGGACTGCGCAGGCTATTGAACGAGCAGGACGCTCTGGAAGAAGAGATTTTCAGCAACAGCAAAGACATCAAGGGACATCTTCGAATCGCCACCACCGTGGACCTGGGAGACACCTTCATCGCTCCCATTGTCGAGCAGATGCTGAAGCTCGCTCCTGAGCTAAGCGTCGAGCTGATCCTGGGGGCGGATATCGCTGATCTGCCAAGAAGCAATATCGACGTCGCCATCCGCCTCGGCCGCATCGAAGACTCGGAAATGTACGCCAAGTATCTGGGAGAAATCCCACGAGTGCTGACGGCTAGCCCGGAATACCTGAAAGCCCACGGAACCCCGAAAAAGATCAGCGATCTGGCGCAACACCACTTCGTGCTCTACTCCCAACTGCAAGCCAAATCCGACATCCAATTCCAGGACGGCAGCCACTTCCCCGCTGTCAAAATCCGCAGCGCCATCATGGCCAACAGCCTCAAATCCATCGCCTACTTCGTAAAAAGCGGCCTGGGCGTCAACTGGGGCCCAAGATGGCTCTACGAACAAGACCTGCAAGAAGGCAAACTAATCGAACTCCTCCCCGCCACCCCCACCGAAAACTTCACCGTCACCGCCCTCTACACCACTCGACAATTTCTGCCCTATCGGGTGAGGTGGTTTTTGGAATTGCTGGGGGAGCGGTTGGAGTTGGGTTAA
- a CDS encoding ABC transporter substrate-binding protein, translated as MTLRKLLAGIFLRSLLVLLIGIWPKGGAHAEVFRVLAHNTEFPPYFFYQDGVATGFYKDFFDALSRITGDTFISQTHPLARGLMMFNENLVDIESGVNPAWRAGEKTLGLFTIPYAQSVDILLFGRNKSLPVEAPSDLIGKRIGVVRGYQYPTFTKLFQSGAIERYDVNGESQLLTMLLAGRLDQVIINKDLALYRMRENPVYRSLEPGFEVGGVNVMLRIHPNKAAALGRLNAAIKALIDSGEIEGIWDKYR; from the coding sequence ATGACCCTACGAAAGCTGTTGGCGGGTATCTTTCTGAGAAGCCTCCTCGTTCTCCTGATCGGGATATGGCCGAAGGGCGGGGCGCATGCGGAAGTCTTCAGGGTGCTTGCTCATAATACGGAGTTTCCTCCCTATTTTTTCTATCAGGATGGAGTCGCGACCGGCTTTTACAAAGACTTCTTCGACGCCCTCAGCCGTATCACGGGCGACACATTCATCTCTCAAACTCACCCCTTGGCCCGCGGCCTGATGATGTTCAATGAAAATCTGGTGGATATCGAGTCCGGCGTAAATCCCGCATGGCGGGCAGGGGAGAAGACCCTGGGGCTGTTCACCATTCCCTATGCGCAGTCCGTCGACATCCTGCTATTCGGACGCAATAAAAGCCTGCCCGTCGAAGCGCCCTCAGACCTGATCGGCAAACGCATCGGCGTCGTGCGCGGCTACCAATACCCAACCTTCACCAAACTCTTCCAAAGCGGCGCCATCGAACGCTACGACGTCAACGGCGAATCCCAACTCCTCACCATGCTCCTCGCCGGCCGCCTGGACCAAGTCATCATCAACAAAGACCTCGCCCTCTACCGCATGCGCGAAAACCCCGTCTACCGAAGCCTCGAACCCGGCTTCGAAGTCGGCGGCGTAAACGTCATGCTACGCATCCACCCCAACAAAGCCGCCGCCCTGGGTCGGCTGAATGCGGCGATTAAGGCGTTGATTGATAGTGGGGAGATTGAGGGGATATGGGATAAATATCGGTAA